A genomic region of Methanosarcina thermophila TM-1 contains the following coding sequences:
- a CDS encoding DUF3303 domain-containing protein: MKNMLLLDITTFDPENTMELYKRWEQVEKMGFPNGLKVINQWFDAGGGRVITLYDVETVKDYITYNLPFTDLCQVDVFPVIEAEEFKKFAEQQKGKLGSPASQS; this comes from the coding sequence ATGAAAAATATGCTATTGTTAGATATAACAACATTTGATCCTGAAAATACAATGGAACTGTATAAACGATGGGAACAAGTGGAAAAAATGGGTTTTCCGAATGGTTTAAAAGTCATTAATCAATGGTTTGATGCAGGCGGGGGGCGTGTGATTACGCTGTATGATGTAGAAACTGTCAAAGATTATATAACTTATAATCTGCCGTTCACCGACTTGTGCCAGGTAGATGTGTTTCCTGTGATAGAGGCAGAAGAATTTAAAAAGTTTGCAGAACAACAGAAGGGAAAACTAGGTAGCCCGGCTAGTCAGTCATGA
- a CDS encoding DUF488 domain-containing protein → MIRVKRVYEQPSDQDGFRVLVDRLWPRGLKKSEARFDLWIKEIAPEDRLRKWFSHDPEKWEEFRKCYLKELEHKEDYVQQLLAKARETDLTLLYAAKDEKLNNAVVLKEYLESRLETENK, encoded by the coding sequence TTGATCCGAGTTAAAAGAGTCTACGAGCAGCCGTCCGATCAAGATGGATTCAGGGTACTTGTGGATAGACTCTGGCCCAGAGGTCTCAAGAAAAGCGAAGCAAGATTTGATCTCTGGATAAAGGAAATAGCTCCTGAAGACAGGCTCAGAAAATGGTTTTCTCATGATCCTGAAAAATGGGAGGAATTTAGGAAATGCTACCTTAAAGAGCTTGAGCATAAAGAGGATTATGTGCAGCAACTTCTCGCAAAAGCTAGAGAAACCGATCTGACCCTGCTCTATGCTGCAAAAGATGAAAAATTGAACAACGCTGTAGTTCTGAAGGAATACCTAGAATCCCGACTAGAGACAGAGAATAAGTGA
- a CDS encoding YihY/virulence factor BrkB family protein: protein MSQGYVKNLVTRTMREWMENDSMTYSAALAFYFVLSLPALLLFSVSIGSIFLMSKSIQENILGYLEGVVDESIISMITLLFERIPDINSLSINALIGFAILLWSASNIFRQLKNFLERAWNIKPSEPNNIMDFVKDAMVSFAIVILFGGLLVLSILVEGFVYTISRFFQNYFPFSPSIADYAGSIASFLMLVLFFILVYKLLPDKSFNLKSVLMGSLITVIMITIGKYVMALYFLYANPASVYGAIGSIIWLFLLIYYSSIMITIGAVFTKVYSES, encoded by the coding sequence ATGAGCCAAGGATATGTAAAAAATCTTGTCACCAGAACAATGAGAGAATGGATGGAAAATGATTCCATGACATACAGTGCTGCACTGGCTTTTTATTTTGTACTGAGTCTTCCTGCACTTTTATTATTTTCGGTATCAATAGGCAGTATTTTTTTGATGTCAAAAAGCATTCAGGAAAACATACTCGGTTATCTAGAAGGGGTAGTTGATGAGAGCATAATCAGCATGATCACCTTACTTTTCGAGCGTATTCCGGACATTAATTCTCTCTCTATAAACGCATTAATAGGGTTTGCAATTCTACTCTGGAGCGCTAGCAATATTTTCAGGCAGTTGAAGAACTTCCTTGAACGAGCCTGGAATATAAAACCCTCTGAACCCAATAATATAATGGACTTTGTAAAGGATGCTATGGTATCTTTTGCTATTGTTATTCTCTTTGGAGGGCTGCTCGTACTGAGCATACTTGTTGAAGGGTTCGTTTATACGATCTCAAGATTCTTCCAGAATTATTTTCCTTTCTCACCTTCCATTGCAGATTATGCAGGTTCTATAGCTAGTTTCCTAATGCTTGTGCTATTCTTTATCCTTGTGTATAAACTTCTTCCGGATAAAAGTTTTAATTTGAAATCTGTTCTTATGGGGTCCCTGATAACAGTAATTATGATAACGATAGGTAAATATGTTATGGCACTTTATTTTCTGTACGCCAATCCTGCAAGTGTATATGGGGCTATAGGGTCGATTATATGGTTATTTCTTCTCATCTATTATTCCTCGATAATGATTACTATCGGTGCGGTATTTACAAAAGTTTATTCTGAAAGCTAA
- a CDS encoding large conductance mechanosensitive channel protein MscL codes for MGLLSEFKDFLYEYKVIPLAVAFIMGIASTALVKSLVDNIIMPIITPFIPGGAWREATLELGSVVLSWGAFLAELINFIIIAFAVFLIAKKVLKEEKVEKK; via the coding sequence ATGGGGCTTTTAAGTGAATTTAAAGATTTTCTCTACGAATATAAGGTAATCCCACTTGCAGTTGCCTTTATCATGGGTATCGCATCTACAGCTCTTGTAAAATCCCTTGTGGATAATATAATCATGCCAATAATCACGCCTTTTATTCCCGGAGGAGCCTGGAGGGAGGCTACTCTTGAACTGGGGTCTGTAGTATTAAGTTGGGGAGCTTTTCTGGCAGAATTAATAAACTTTATTATTATTGCATTTGCGGTTTTCCTTATTGCAAAAAAGGTTCTCAAAGAGGAAAAAGTGGAGAAAAAGTGA
- a CDS encoding cupin domain-containing protein, with amino-acid sequence MKTIVYGEKTLMSEFFLKDGGILPTHDHIHEHTGYLISGKIILTIGEETFDVEPGDSWNISGGVAHAVETLEDSIAIEVFSPRRDEYIR; translated from the coding sequence ATGAAAACAATAGTATATGGAGAAAAGACTCTGATGAGCGAATTTTTTCTGAAAGATGGCGGTATTCTTCCAACCCATGACCATATTCACGAACATACCGGTTACCTGATTTCAGGTAAAATTATTCTGACCATCGGGGAAGAAACTTTTGATGTGGAGCCAGGGGATTCCTGGAACATTTCAGGCGGTGTAGCTCATGCCGTTGAAACTCTAGAGGATTCCATAGCTATCGAGGTATTTTCACCCCGAAGAGACGAGTACATAAGATAA
- a CDS encoding carboxymuconolactone decarboxylase family protein, whose protein sequence is MTENPLQVIVDQDPELFNLLENTRELAFVEGGIPIKYKFLLAMALDAAGGSAGGVKSLAIQAMQAGATKEEIMQAVRITQYICGAGAVYTASEALKDIL, encoded by the coding sequence TTGACAGAAAATCCGTTACAGGTTATTGTGGATCAGGACCCTGAATTATTTAACCTGCTTGAAAATACACGTGAACTTGCATTTGTGGAAGGCGGGATTCCTATCAAATACAAGTTCCTGCTCGCAATGGCTCTGGATGCAGCCGGTGGCTCGGCAGGTGGAGTAAAATCCCTTGCAATCCAGGCAATGCAAGCTGGAGCAACAAAAGAGGAAATAATGCAGGCAGTAAGGATAACCCAGTACATTTGCGGGGCTGGAGCCGTTTATACAGCTTCAGAGGCACTTAAAGATATTTTATGA
- a CDS encoding trypsin-like serine peptidase — MEDIQKLMEMPVNELLQELRARETKTGKTAMAVPAEPSESLREFDDATIVGVLKEKQRVIYGIDDRIDVCYLPDGPDKDDVDSVVALFRASKVIDNGDGTSTLQTSNFGESKNLCPGERFRNQPTGAFCSGFLVAPDIIATAGHCVNAGNVTNVRFVFGFRMRDSNTAETIIDNTEIYRGVELIGREEAGHGADWALVRIDRPVTNHRIARIRRNGKVSDTQKLHVIGHPAGLPTKFAGGASIRDNQKGAFFTANLDTYGGNSGSPVFNSETHEVEGILVRGETDFVSQGTCNVSLVCPSSGCRGEDCTRTTEFQHLVPEPSSLQEQPIPR; from the coding sequence ATGGAGGATATTCAGAAACTTATGGAAATGCCTGTTAATGAACTGTTGCAGGAATTAAGAGCCCGTGAAACAAAAACCGGGAAAACTGCTATGGCGGTACCTGCAGAACCAAGTGAAAGTCTCAGAGAGTTCGATGATGCAACAATTGTCGGGGTTCTTAAAGAGAAACAGAGAGTAATTTACGGAATTGATGACCGTATTGATGTGTGTTATCTTCCCGACGGACCAGACAAGGATGATGTGGACAGCGTAGTCGCTCTTTTCAGAGCCTCAAAAGTAATTGATAATGGGGATGGTACCTCTACGTTGCAAACCAGCAACTTCGGTGAATCTAAAAATCTGTGCCCTGGGGAACGCTTCAGAAACCAGCCGACAGGAGCTTTCTGTTCTGGTTTTCTAGTTGCACCTGACATCATCGCTACAGCTGGACATTGTGTCAATGCCGGCAATGTAACAAATGTTCGCTTTGTATTCGGATTCCGTATGCGTGATTCAAACACTGCAGAAACTATCATTGACAATACGGAAATCTACCGCGGTGTAGAACTTATAGGGCGAGAAGAAGCAGGACATGGGGCGGATTGGGCACTTGTACGGATTGACCGTCCGGTAACCAACCATCGTATTGCCCGGATAAGAAGGAATGGTAAAGTAAGTGACACTCAAAAACTGCACGTTATAGGGCATCCAGCCGGCTTGCCCACAAAATTCGCGGGTGGAGCGTCAATTCGCGATAATCAGAAGGGCGCATTTTTCACAGCAAATCTTGATACTTATGGGGGAAACTCGGGATCTCCAGTCTTTAACAGTGAGACTCATGAAGTTGAAGGTATTCTTGTTCGGGGTGAAACCGACTTTGTCAGCCAGGGTACCTGTAATGTCTCTCTTGTTTGCCCGAGTTCAGGATGCAGGGGAGAGGACTGCACCCGGACTACCGAATTTCAGCACCTTGTCCCTGAGCCGTCATCCCTTCAGGAACAGCCAATCCCTCGCTGA
- a CDS encoding aldo/keto reductase: protein MLYRKIPKNGDELSILGFGCMRLPVKEDGKIDEEKATRQVRYAIDHGINYIDTAWPYHMGESELFLGRALAGGYREKVKLATKLPSWTIKNTDDMDRILNSQLERLRTDHIDYYLIHGLVGTLWDKMEKLEVLDFLDRAKADGRIINAGFSFHGSIEDFKQIVDAYPWVFCQIQYNYLDEKNQAGTEGLEYAASKNLGIIVMEPLRGGKLTNPVPPEIQEIWNEAEIKRTPAEWGLRWVWNHPEVTVVLSGMNEEAHIEENLRIADEAYPNSLTEAELQLVKRVEQKYRELMKVGCTGCRYCLPCPSGVDIPGCFEIYDNFSLSGNEREAKLMYAAKPGGIIRGDVPGYASQCVQCGECVEKCPQHLDIPSLLEAVAEKFEGKDHKGWRLIAKKSFGKE from the coding sequence ATGTTGTACAGAAAAATTCCAAAGAACGGAGATGAGCTCTCTATACTTGGGTTCGGATGCATGCGCCTTCCTGTGAAAGAAGATGGAAAGATTGATGAAGAAAAGGCTACCCGGCAGGTGCGATATGCAATTGACCACGGGATAAATTATATCGACACAGCCTGGCCATATCACATGGGGGAAAGTGAGCTTTTCCTGGGCAGGGCGCTTGCAGGCGGATATCGGGAAAAGGTCAAGCTTGCTACAAAACTCCCATCCTGGACAATAAAAAATACCGATGATATGGACAGGATCCTGAATTCCCAGCTTGAAAGACTCAGGACAGATCATATTGATTATTATTTAATTCATGGGCTTGTGGGGACTTTATGGGATAAAATGGAAAAGCTTGAGGTTCTGGACTTCCTTGATAGAGCTAAGGCTGATGGCAGAATAATAAATGCGGGATTTTCATTCCACGGGTCAATTGAGGATTTTAAGCAGATTGTGGATGCCTATCCCTGGGTTTTCTGCCAGATCCAGTATAATTATCTGGATGAAAAGAACCAGGCAGGAACGGAAGGACTTGAGTATGCAGCCTCAAAAAACCTAGGAATTATTGTCATGGAGCCGCTGCGTGGGGGCAAACTGACAAATCCTGTGCCTCCTGAGATACAGGAGATCTGGAACGAAGCTGAAATAAAACGTACACCTGCGGAATGGGGACTTCGCTGGGTGTGGAACCATCCCGAAGTTACGGTTGTGCTTTCAGGCATGAATGAGGAAGCCCATATTGAAGAAAACCTGAGAATCGCAGACGAAGCTTATCCGAACTCCCTGACTGAAGCTGAACTGCAGCTTGTAAAGCGAGTTGAGCAAAAATATCGTGAACTTATGAAAGTTGGCTGCACAGGCTGCAGGTACTGTTTACCCTGCCCTTCAGGCGTGGACATTCCTGGCTGTTTTGAGATATATGATAATTTTTCCCTTTCAGGCAATGAGAGAGAAGCAAAGTTGATGTATGCAGCAAAGCCAGGCGGGATAATAAGAGGCGATGTGCCCGGGTATGCTTCCCAGTGTGTACAGTGTGGAGAGTGCGTTGAAAAATGCCCGCAGCATCTTGACATTCCTTCCCTGCTTGAAGCTGTGGCAGAAAAATTTGAGGGAAAAGACCACAAGGGATGGAGACTGATTGCGAAAAAGTCTTTCGGGAAAGAGTAA
- a CDS encoding flavin reductase family protein, which produces MKQSIGAKPLAFPTPTWVVGTYDMNGIPNAMTAAWGGICCSNPPCVSVSLRKATYSYAGIIENKAFTVSIPSEKYVKETDYLGITSGRDENKFEGACLTPVRSEVVPAPYVEEFPIVLECKLLHTLEIGLHTLFVGEIIDIKAEESVLDENKNPDIEKIRPIIYDTGSRSYYSIGCNIGKAFSIGREC; this is translated from the coding sequence ATGAAGCAATCAATAGGAGCAAAGCCACTCGCGTTTCCGACGCCGACCTGGGTAGTAGGCACTTACGATATGAACGGGATACCCAATGCCATGACTGCAGCCTGGGGAGGGATCTGCTGTTCTAACCCTCCATGTGTCAGCGTATCCTTAAGAAAAGCAACTTATAGTTATGCCGGCATTATAGAAAATAAAGCATTTACCGTAAGTATCCCATCAGAAAAGTATGTAAAAGAAACCGATTACCTCGGCATTACAAGCGGCCGGGATGAAAACAAGTTTGAGGGAGCCTGTCTCACCCCTGTTAGGAGTGAAGTTGTGCCTGCCCCTTACGTCGAAGAATTTCCGATTGTCCTTGAGTGCAAACTTCTGCATACCCTTGAAATAGGGCTTCACACCCTCTTTGTAGGAGAAATTATTGATATTAAAGCCGAAGAATCCGTGCTTGATGAAAATAAGAACCCGGACATTGAGAAAATCCGTCCAATTATATACGACACAGGAAGCCGGAGCTATTACAGCATTGGGTGTAATATTGGGAAGGCTTTTTCGATAGGAAGAGAGTGCTGA